The nucleotide sequence GTGAGGACCGCGATCGGCACCGGCGACCTCTTCGAGATGGACGACGAGGGCTATCTCTTCTTCCGCGGCCGACGGCCGAGTTATGTCATCAGCCGCGGCGAGAAGGTCTCGCTGCGGTCGGTCTGCGAGATAGCCGAGACGCTCCCCGGCGTACGGGGAGCACAGGCGTGGACCCACGAGAACGACGCGGGTGAGGTCGTCTTCACCCTCGACGTCTACTGCGCGGACGACTCCGTCGACGACCAGGAGATCCGGCGGCGGCTCGCGAAGGTCCTGCTCCGCAGCGAGCAGCCGGCCCGTGTGCTGGTCCACCCGGCCGCCCACCTGGGCTGGCGCAAGTCCGTTGCCAAGTAGCGAAGGCTGACCATGGAACTGCAGAACCCACCCCTGGTTGTCTCGGGGGATTCCCCTCAAGCGCTCGCGGCCGAGGCCGACCGGCTCCGCGAGAGGGTCGAGGCGACCCCGGACGAGGCGCTGCCGGACCTGGGACACCGTCTGCTGACGACGGCTCACGCCGACCACCGCGGCGCGGTCCTCGCGACGGACCGGGACGGACTCCTGCGCGGACTCACCGCTCTGGCCCAGGGCCGCCCCACCCGGGGCGTCCTCACCGGAACCGCGGGCACGGCCCGGCGACCGGTCCTCGTCTTCCCCGGCCAGGGCGCCGTCCAACCCGGCATGGCGACGGAACTGCTCTCCTCCTCGCCCGAGTTCAGGGACCGTGTCGAGAGCTACGGAAGGGCGCTGTCCGTCCGTCTGGACGGCTGGGACCCGGCCGCCGCGCTCGCCTCCGGAGAGGAACTCACCCGGCTCGGCACCATCCAGCCGGTCCAGTTCGCCCTGTCCTCGGCCCTCGCGGACTCCTGGCGCGCCCACGGGCTCAAGGAGGCGGCGGTCGTCGGACACTCCGTCGGCGAGATCGCCGCCGCCCACGCCTGCGGAGCGCTGGACTCCGAGGACGCCGCCCGGCTGCTCGTGCTGTACGGCACGGCCCTGACCCGTATCGAGGGCCGGGGGGCCATGGCGTCGATCGCCGCGCCCGTCGACAGGATCGGCCCGCTGATCGAGCGGTGGAGCGGCCGGCTCGGTGTCGCGGCCGTCAACAGCGCCCGGAACGTGACGGTCAGCGGTGACATCGACGCCCTGGAGGAGCTCCTCGCGGAGCTCACCGAGCAGGGGATCTGGGCCTGGAAGGTGCCCGGCATCGACGTCGCCGGCCACTCGCCCCAGGTGGACGGGTTACGGGAGCTGATGGCCGAGGAGGCACCGCACGCGTCGTCCGGCCCGTCGCGCGCCTCGTTCTACTCCACCGCCACGGGTACGCGGCTCGACGGCACAAGCCTGACCGGCGACCACTGGTACCGGTCGATGCGCGGCACCGTCCTGTTCGAGCAGGCCGTACGCGCGCTCATCGACGACGGCCACCGGCTCTTCATCGAGGTGAGCGCCCATCCCACGCTCACCACGGTCATCGGCGAGACCCTTCGGGCAGCGGGCGTCACCGGCGCGGTCATCCCCACACTGGACCACCGCAAGAGCGACAGGAAAAGCTTCCTGCAGGCGCTCACCCACGCGTTCGTCAACGGGGTGCCGGTCAGCTGGGAGACGGCGTACGAACGGGTCGTCAGTCGGCCCCGGGTGACGGTGACGCACACGGACGCGGAGCCGACGACGGAGGCGGACGAGGGCCGGCAGCGGCGGACTCCGGGCACCGAGCCCGCCGGTCTGCTCGACACCACCGCCCTCCGGGACGCCTCGCCGGACAGACAGCGCGAGACACTCGTCGACCTGATCGCCACGGAGACCGGCAGGGTGCTGGGGCACGGCTTCGCCGCGGGCACCCAGACCTTCCTGGAGATCGGATTCACCTCGCTCGGCGTGGTCGAGCTGACCGCCGCCCTCGCGGCGGCCACCGGCCTCGACCTGCCGACCACCCTCGTCTTCGACCACCCCTCACCGGCGGCGCTCGCCGAGCACCTGCGGCACGAACTCGGCCTCGCGTCCGAGGACCCGGCGACCGCAGTGGCCGACGCGCGAACCCGCCGCACCCGTCGCGGCCCGTCGGACGAACCGATCGCGATCGTCGGCATCGGGTGCCGCTACCCGGGCGGGGTGACCGACGCGGAATCCCTGTGGGACCTGGTGGCGGCCGGGCGCGACGTGATCGGCGAGCACCCCTCCGACCGGGGCTGGGACACGGACGGCCTGTACGACCCCACCCCTGGGGAACTGGGGAAGATCTCCTCCCGCAACGGCGGCTTCCTGTACGACGCCGCGGACTTCGACGCGGGCTTCTTCGGGCTCTCGCCGCGTGAGGCGACCGCGATGGAACCGCAGCAGCGGCTGCTGCTCGAAGTGTCGTGGGAGGCGATCGAGCACGCCGGTATCGACCCCGACACCCTGCGCGGCACGAGCACCGGGGTCTTCGCCGGGGTGATCTCCCAGGAGTACGGCCCCCGCCTCCACCAGGCCTCCGACGACGTGGCCGGCCATGCCTTCATGGGCACCGCGCTGAGTGTCGCCTCGGGCCGGGTCGCGTACACCCTGGGGCTCGAAGGGCCCGCGATCACCCTCGACACCGCCTGCTCCTCCTCCCTCGTGGCGATCCACCAGGCCTGCCAGGCACTGCGCGACGACGACTGCGAACTGGCGCTGGCCGGCGGGGCGACCGTGATGTCCGGCCCCGGTGTGCTCGTCGATTTCTCCCGGCAGCGGGTCCTCTCCCCCGACGGCCGCTGCAAGGCCTTCTCCGCGTCCGCCGACGGCATCGGCCTGGCCGAAGGCGTCGGCATGGTGGTGCTGGAACGCCTGTCGGACGCCAGGGCCAACGGCCACCCCGTCCTGGCCGTGATCCGGGGCAGCGCGGTCAACCAGGACGGCGCCTCCAACGGCCTGTCCGCGCCCAGCGGTTCCGCACAGCAGCGGGTGATCCGGCACGCCCTGGCCAACGCCGGGCTGACGCCGCAGGACATCGACGTGATCGAGGCCCACGGCACCGGAACCCGCCTCGGCGACCCCATCGAGGCCCACGCGCTGCTGGCCACCTACGGACGCGAGCGGCCCGAGGAACGACCGGTGCTGCTGGGGTCGGTGAAGTCCAACATCGGCCACACGCAGGCCGCCGCGGGCGTGGCGGGCCTGATCAAGCTGGTGATGGCCTTCCGCCACGGGCAACTGCCCCGCAGCATCCACATCGACGCGCCCTCCCCCCACATCAACTGGTCCTCCGGCGCCGTCCGGCTGCTCACCGAACAGCAGGACTGGCCGGACGCCGACCACCGCCCCCGGCGCGCCGCCGTGTCCTCCTTCGGGGTCTCGGGCACCAACAGCCATCTCATCCTGGAACAGGCACCCGACTCCGCGGACCTCGCCGACCTCGCTTCCGAGCGCCGCGCCGACCCGTCGACCGAGGTGATGTGGACCGTCTCGGCGAAGACCGGGACGGCGCTGCGGGCCCAGGCCGCCCGACTGCGCCGCCACCTCGTCGACCGGCCCGACCTCGACCCCGTGGACGTGGCGCACGCGCTGGCCACCAGCCGCAGCAGGTTCGCCCACCGGGCCGTCGCCCGGGGACACTCGCGCGACGAACTCCTCGAAGCTCTGGGCGCGTTGGGCGACCAGCGGGACCACCCCGGCCTGGTCCAGGGCGTGGTACCCGCCTCGGGCCCCGGGAAGGTCGTGTTCGTCTTCCCGGGCCAGGGCTCGCAGTGGCCCGGCATGGGCATGGAGCTGTACGACGCGTACCCCGTCCACCGTCAGGCCCTCGACCGCGCCGACGAGGCGCTGCGGCCGTACACGGGATGGTCGGTCGTGGACGTGCTGCGCGGCGCGCCGGGCGCGCCCGCCCTCGACCGGGTCGACGTCGTCCAGCCCGCGCTGTTCGCGGTGATGACCTCGCTCGCCCGCCTCTGGCAGTCCTTCGGTGTCGTCCCGGACGCCGTCGTGGGGCACTCCCAGGGCGAGATCGCCGCCGCCCACATCGCCGGTGCCCTCACCCTGCCCGACGCCGCCCGGCTGGTCGCCCTGCGAGCCCAGGCCCTGGTGGAGCTGTCCGGCACCGGCGCCATGGCCACCGTCGGTCTGAGCGCCGACCGGGCCGGGGAACTGCTCGCCGCGTACGACGGCCGGATCGGCGTCGCCGCCGTGAACAGTCCCGCCTCCACCGTCGTCGCCGGCGACACCGACGCCGTGACCGACCTGCTGCGCCACTGCGAGGCCGAGGGCATACGGGCCCGGCGCATCGACGTCGACTACGCCAGCCACTCCCGGCACATCGACCCCCTCCGCGACGGCCTCCTCGAACGGCTCGCCGACGTCACCCCCCGGCCCAGCACCGTCGCCTTCCACAGCACGGTCGACGGCCACCTCCAGGACGGCCCGCTCGACGGCGGCTCACTGGACGCGGCGTACTGGTACAGCAACCTCCGCGACACCGTCCGCCTCACCGACACCCTCCGGTCGCTGGCCGGGCTGGGCCACCGGACCTTCCTGGAGTGCAGCCCGCACCCGGTCCTCGTGCCGCCGATCGAGGAGACCCTCGACACCGCCGCGCTCGTCACCGGCACCCTCCACCGCGCCAAGCCCCAGACCGGCACCCTCGCCGCCGCCCGGGCACGTCTGCACGCCCACGGCCACGGCCACGCCCTGGACCGAAACTCCGAACACCCGACGGCCGGTCATGTCGACCTGCCCACGTATCCCTTCGAGCACCGCCGCCACTGGCTCACCGCCGCGCCGCCCGCGGACGTGGCGACGGCGGGGCAGCGCACCTCCGAGCACCCGCTGCTGGGCGCGGTGATCGATCTCCCCGACGGCGAGGGACTGCTGCTGACCGGCCGGGTCGGCCTGGACACCCAGCCCTGGCTCGCCGACCACGCGGCCACCGGAGTCGTCCTCGTCCCCGGCACCGCCTACGTCGACATGGCGCTGCACGCGGCCCGTCTGGCGGGCAACCCCCACATCGCCGAACTGACCCTCCACGCCCCGATGGTGCTGACCGAGCAGGACGCCCTGGACCTGCAGCTGCGGATCGGGCCGGCCGACGAGCACGGCCACCGGCCGCTGACCCTGCACGCCCGCACCCACGGTACGGACGACACCGACCCGCCCGCCTGGACCCTGCACGCCACAGGCCGGCTGAGCGAGGAACCGTCCGGGCCGCCCCCTGAGACCGGCCCCTCCTCCTGGCCGCCCGCCGACGCCGACCCGGTCGACCTGGCCGCCCTGCGCGCCGGTCTCGCCGCGGCCGGCTACGACTACGGCCCGGCCTTCGGCGGCCTGCGCACCGCCTGGCGCCGGGGCGAGCACTTCTACGCCGAGGTCCACCTGCCCGAGGGCCTGGCGGCCACCGGCCACGTCCTGCACCCGGCGCTGCTCGACGCCGCGCTGCACCCCGTCGCCGTACCCGACACCGCGGCCGACCCGGCGGACGGACGGACCGGGCCGAGGCTGCCCTTCACATTCGGCGGCATCACCCACACCGGGACCGCCACGACACGGCTGCGCGTCCAGCTGCGCCTCGTCAAGCCCGACACCGTCGCCGTGGCCGCCACCGACGATACGGGCGCCCCCGTCCTGACCGTCGAGGCGCTCACCCTGCGGGCCACCGCCGGTGACCATCTGCGCCGCCTGCTGCGCACCGGCCCCGAGCACGACCTGCTGCGCCTGGACTGGACCGCGCTGCCCGGCGACCCGGTCGGCGCCCGCGACACCGGTACGTGGGCACTGCTCGACCCGGGCCCTGAACTTGCCGCCGCCTTCGGCGACTTGCCCCGCTACGCCGGCCTGTCCGCGCTGACCGCGGCCGTCGACGCGGGGGCCACGCCGCCCGAGACCGTCGTCTGGACGCTGCCCGCACCGGACCCGGCCGGCACGAAGGACCTGCCCGACGCCGTACGCGCCCGGTGCCAGGAGATCCTGGACCTCCTCCAGACCTGGCTCGCCCACGACAAGCTCACCCGGACCGTGCTGGCGGTCGTCACCCGGGGCGCCGTCGCCACCGGCACCCACGACCTGCCGAGCCTGGTCCACGGCCCGGCGTGGGGCCTGCTGCACAGCGCCCAGAACGAGAACCCGGGCCGGATCGTCCTGATCGACACCGACCGCCACCCCGACACCCCGGCCGCGCTGTCGGCCGTACTGGCCGCCGGTCACCCGCAGTCGGCCGTCCGGGGCGGGCAGGCGTACATTCCCCATCTGGCGCGCACCGCCACGGCCGAGCTGCTGACACCGCCCGCCGACACGCCCCTGTGGCGGCTGGACACCACCGGCGGCGGCGGGCTCGACGACCTCGCCCTGCTCCCGGCCCCCGAGGCCGACGCCCCGCTGCGGCCCGGCCAGGTCCGCGTCGACGTACGGGCCGCCGGCGTCAACTTCTACGACACCGCCGCCGCCCTCGGTCTCATCGCCGTCCAGCACGACTCCGGGGCCGAGGCCGCCGGTGTCGTCACCGAGGCCGGGCCGGGCGTGGACCTCGCCGTGGGGGACCGGGTCGCCGTCCTGACGGAGAAGGCCTTCGGCCCGGTCGTCGTGGCCGACCACCGCATGGTGACCCGGATCGCCGACGACTGGTCCTTCGCCGAGGCCGCCGGTGTGCCCGTGGCCTTCGTCACCGCCTACCACGCCCTCGTGGACCTCGCCGGGATCCGGCCCGGCGAGACGGTCCTGATCCACGCCGCCGCCGGTGGCGTCGGCCAGGCAGCCACCCAACTCGCCCGTCATCTGGGCGCGGTGCCCCTCGCCACCGCCCACCCCGACAAGTGGGACACCCTGCGCGGCCTCGGCTATGCCGAGGAGCACATCGCGGGCTCCCGCACGCTCGACTTCGCCGAACGCTTCCGGGAGGTCACCGGCGGGCGCGGCGTGGACGTCGTGCTCAACGCCCTGGCGGGCCCGTTCACCGACGCGTCACTGGATCTCGTGGCCGCCGGGGGCCGGTTCATCGAGCTGGGCAAGACCGACATCCGGGACGCCGGGCAGCTGGCCGCCACCCACCCGCACCTCGCCTACCGGGCCTTCGACCGGCGCGACAGCGCGAGCCCCGAACGCACCGAGGAGATCCTCGCCGAGCTGCGCCGCCTGTTCGACGGCGGAGTGCTGACGCCGCTGCCGGTCACGGCCTACGGGATCGGGCAGGCCGCCGACGCCTTCCGGCTGATGCGGGACGCCCGCCACACCGGCAAGATCGTGCTCACCCTGCCCCGCCCCCTGGACCCCGACGGCACCGTCCTGATCACCGGCGGCACCGGCACCCTCGGCGGACTGCTCGCCCGGCACCTCGTCACCGCGCACGGCGCCCGCCACCTGCTGCTGGCCAGCAGGAGCGGACCGGAATCGGCCGAAGCCGACCGGCTCAGCGCCGAACTGACCGGACTCGGCGCACAGGTGACGATCGCCGCCTGCGACACCGCCGACCCGGACGCGCTGCGCGGCCTCCTCGACTCGATACCGTCCGAACATCCGCTCACCGGGGTGTTCCACACGGCGGGCGTCCTCGCGGACGGCACCGTGCCCAACCTGACCCCCGACGACCTGCAGCGGGTGTTCGCCCCGAAGGTCGACGCCGCCTGGCATCTGCACGAGCGGACCCGCCATCTCGACCTGGCCGCCTTCGTCCTGTACTCCTCGACCGCCGGCACCCTCGGCAACCCGGGCCAGGGCAACTACGCGGCCGCCAACACCTTCCTCGACGCCCTCGCCCGCCACCGCCGTCGCCAGGGCCTGGCCGCCACCTCGGTCGCCTGGGGCTGGTGGCAGCCGGTCACCGGCCTCACCGGCGCCCTCACCGACGCCGACAACACCCGCATCGCGCGGACCGGCCTCGCGCCCATCACCGCCGAGTACGGCCACGCCCTGCTCGACGCCGCCCTGGAACTGCCGTACGCGGCGGTCACCGCGACCCCCCTCAACCAGCAGACACTGCGCAGCAACAGCGCCTACGGCACGCTGCACCCCCTGCTGGAGCGGCTGACCGCCGCGGCCGGGACCCGCCGGGCGGCCACCGTGTCCGCACCGGCCCCCGATCTGCGGACCGACCTCGCCGATCTCGGGCCCGACGCCAGGCTGCGGCGGCTGCAGTCCCTCATCGGCACACACGCGGCCGCCGTCCTCGGCCTCGACGCGGCCACGCCCCTGGCACCGGACCAGCCGTTCAGGGAGTCCGGCTTCGACTCGCTCACGGCACTGGAGCTCCGCAACCGGCTGACCACCGCCACCGGGCTCCAGCTGCCCGCGACCCTCACCTACGACCATCCGACCCCGGTCTCGCTGGCCGGCCACCTCGACGGAGAACTCTTCCCCGACGCCGGTGACGACGGGGCCCGGGCGCCGGAGGACACCCGGATCCAGGAGGCCATCGCCGCCATCCCGCTCGCGCGCCTGCGCGAACTCGGTCTGCTCGAAACCCTCCTGCAGATCGCGGGGATCGAGACGGCCCCCGGCGACCACCACGACGGCATCAAGGACATCGAGGACATCAGGACGGCGAGCCTCGACGAACTCGTCGCGATGGCGTTCTCCGCGGAGGACGCCGAATGACGCCCCGACCGCAGAACGGACCCACCCGTACCGAATCCTCGGTGAACGACACGACGGAGTCGACCGTGCCCCGACCCGACCTTGCCGAGGCGCTGCGCCGCAGCCTGCTGGCGAACGAACAGCTGAAGCGGAGGAACCTCCAGCTGGTCTCCGCCGGGCGGGAACCCGTCGCGGTGGTCGCCATGGCGTGCCGGCTGCCCGGCGGTGTCCGGTCGCCCGAGGAGCTGTGGCGGCTGGTGGCCACCGGGACGGACGCGGTCGGAGACTTCCCCGGCGACCGGGGCTGGGACCTCGACCGGATGACCGACCCGGACGACGGCCGCCCCTGGCAGGGCGGGTTCGTCGAGGACGCGGCCGGTTTCGACGCCGGATTCTTCGGGATCTCCGACCGTGAGGCGCTGGCGATGGACCCGCAGCAGCGCCTGTTGCTGGAGACCGCGTGGGAGACGGTCGAACGCGCCGGTATCGTCCCGGCAGCACTGCGCAACAGCCGGACCGGTGTCTTCGTCGGCACCGCGGCCCAGGCCTATCTGCCCCCGGTCGACCAGCCGGCCCCGAGTGTCGCGGGATACCGCCTCCAGGGCGGTCTGACCAGCGTCGCGTCCGGCCGTATCGCCTACACGCTGGGCCTGAACGGGCCGGCCGTCACCGTGGACACCGCCTGCTCCTCGTCCCTGACCGCCCTGCATCTCGCCGTACGGTCCCTGCGCTCCGGGGAATGCACGCTCGCTCTCGCCGGCGGCGCGACGGTCATGGCCACCCCGGAGGTGTTCGTCGAGTTCGGCAGGCAGCGGGGACTCGCCGTGGACGGGCGCTGCAAGGCGTTCGGCGACGGCGCCGACGGCACCGGCTTCTCCGAGGGCGTGGGCCTGCTGCTCCTGGAGCGGCTGTCCGACGCCCGGGCGAACGGTCACCCGGTGCTCGCCGTGATCCGGGGCAGCGCGATCAACCAGGACGGCGCCAGCAACGGCCTGACCGCGCCGAACGGCCCCGCTCAGGAACAGGTGATCCGCCAGGCGCTCGCCGACGCGGGCGTGACCCCGTCCGACGTCGACGCGGTGGAGGCGCACGGCACCGGCACCGCGCTGGGCGACCCCATCGAGGCGAACGCCCTCATCAACACGTACGGCAGGGACCGGCCCGCCGACCGGCCCCTGTGGCTCGGCTCGCTGAAGTCCAACATCGGCCACACCCAGGCGGCGGCCGGTGTCGCCGGCGTCATCAAAACGGTCATGGCCCTGCGCCACGGCGAGCTGCCGAGGACTCTGCACGCCGATGTCCCGTCCGCCAAGGTCGACTGGTCCAGGGGAGCGGTACGGCTGCTGGCCGGCCACCGCACCTGGCCGGACTCCGGGCGACCCCGGCGCGCCGGAGTGTCCTCGTTCGGGATCTCCGGCACGAACGCCCACCTCGTGCTGGAGGAGGCCACCGGGCGGGATGACGTCCGGGGGGCGCCGGTCACGGAGGCGGCTCCGGGCCGGGCACCAGGTCGGTCGGCGGCGTCGGGCGGGGCGACCGCGGTGACGGCTCCGGACAGGGCGCACGGAGAGTCGGTTCCCGCCGCAGCTCAGGGCGAGGGGCGGCGCGAGCCTGTTCCGTCCGCAGCGCCGGAAGAACCGATGCCGTCCTCGGCTCCCCCGATGACCCTTCCCGGGATCGTGTGGCCGCTGTCAGCCGCCTCGGCCGGCGGGCTGCGTGCCCAGGCCGCGCGGCTCTCCAGGCTCGCCTCGGACACCCCGGACGCCGATCTCGACGCCGTGGGCCACGCGCTGGCCACCACCCGGGCGCACCTCGACCACCGGGCGGTCGTCACCGCCCCGGACCGCGCCGCCCTGCTCGCCGGGCTCGACGCCCTGTCGGACGACCGGCCGGCGGCGGGCCTCACCCGAGGCGTGCGCGCGGTGACCGGCCGGACCGCGTTCCTGTTCTCCGGCCAGGGCTCCCAGTGGGCGGGCATGGGCCGCGAACTGCA is from Streptomyces sp. NBC_01314 and encodes:
- a CDS encoding SDR family NAD(P)-dependent oxidoreductase, with the protein product MELQNPPLVVSGDSPQALAAEADRLRERVEATPDEALPDLGHRLLTTAHADHRGAVLATDRDGLLRGLTALAQGRPTRGVLTGTAGTARRPVLVFPGQGAVQPGMATELLSSSPEFRDRVESYGRALSVRLDGWDPAAALASGEELTRLGTIQPVQFALSSALADSWRAHGLKEAAVVGHSVGEIAAAHACGALDSEDAARLLVLYGTALTRIEGRGAMASIAAPVDRIGPLIERWSGRLGVAAVNSARNVTVSGDIDALEELLAELTEQGIWAWKVPGIDVAGHSPQVDGLRELMAEEAPHASSGPSRASFYSTATGTRLDGTSLTGDHWYRSMRGTVLFEQAVRALIDDGHRLFIEVSAHPTLTTVIGETLRAAGVTGAVIPTLDHRKSDRKSFLQALTHAFVNGVPVSWETAYERVVSRPRVTVTHTDAEPTTEADEGRQRRTPGTEPAGLLDTTALRDASPDRQRETLVDLIATETGRVLGHGFAAGTQTFLEIGFTSLGVVELTAALAAATGLDLPTTLVFDHPSPAALAEHLRHELGLASEDPATAVADARTRRTRRGPSDEPIAIVGIGCRYPGGVTDAESLWDLVAAGRDVIGEHPSDRGWDTDGLYDPTPGELGKISSRNGGFLYDAADFDAGFFGLSPREATAMEPQQRLLLEVSWEAIEHAGIDPDTLRGTSTGVFAGVISQEYGPRLHQASDDVAGHAFMGTALSVASGRVAYTLGLEGPAITLDTACSSSLVAIHQACQALRDDDCELALAGGATVMSGPGVLVDFSRQRVLSPDGRCKAFSASADGIGLAEGVGMVVLERLSDARANGHPVLAVIRGSAVNQDGASNGLSAPSGSAQQRVIRHALANAGLTPQDIDVIEAHGTGTRLGDPIEAHALLATYGRERPEERPVLLGSVKSNIGHTQAAAGVAGLIKLVMAFRHGQLPRSIHIDAPSPHINWSSGAVRLLTEQQDWPDADHRPRRAAVSSFGVSGTNSHLILEQAPDSADLADLASERRADPSTEVMWTVSAKTGTALRAQAARLRRHLVDRPDLDPVDVAHALATSRSRFAHRAVARGHSRDELLEALGALGDQRDHPGLVQGVVPASGPGKVVFVFPGQGSQWPGMGMELYDAYPVHRQALDRADEALRPYTGWSVVDVLRGAPGAPALDRVDVVQPALFAVMTSLARLWQSFGVVPDAVVGHSQGEIAAAHIAGALTLPDAARLVALRAQALVELSGTGAMATVGLSADRAGELLAAYDGRIGVAAVNSPASTVVAGDTDAVTDLLRHCEAEGIRARRIDVDYASHSRHIDPLRDGLLERLADVTPRPSTVAFHSTVDGHLQDGPLDGGSLDAAYWYSNLRDTVRLTDTLRSLAGLGHRTFLECSPHPVLVPPIEETLDTAALVTGTLHRAKPQTGTLAAARARLHAHGHGHALDRNSEHPTAGHVDLPTYPFEHRRHWLTAAPPADVATAGQRTSEHPLLGAVIDLPDGEGLLLTGRVGLDTQPWLADHAATGVVLVPGTAYVDMALHAARLAGNPHIAELTLHAPMVLTEQDALDLQLRIGPADEHGHRPLTLHARTHGTDDTDPPAWTLHATGRLSEEPSGPPPETGPSSWPPADADPVDLAALRAGLAAAGYDYGPAFGGLRTAWRRGEHFYAEVHLPEGLAATGHVLHPALLDAALHPVAVPDTAADPADGRTGPRLPFTFGGITHTGTATTRLRVQLRLVKPDTVAVAATDDTGAPVLTVEALTLRATAGDHLRRLLRTGPEHDLLRLDWTALPGDPVGARDTGTWALLDPGPELAAAFGDLPRYAGLSALTAAVDAGATPPETVVWTLPAPDPAGTKDLPDAVRARCQEILDLLQTWLAHDKLTRTVLAVVTRGAVATGTHDLPSLVHGPAWGLLHSAQNENPGRIVLIDTDRHPDTPAALSAVLAAGHPQSAVRGGQAYIPHLARTATAELLTPPADTPLWRLDTTGGGGLDDLALLPAPEADAPLRPGQVRVDVRAAGVNFYDTAAALGLIAVQHDSGAEAAGVVTEAGPGVDLAVGDRVAVLTEKAFGPVVVADHRMVTRIADDWSFAEAAGVPVAFVTAYHALVDLAGIRPGETVLIHAAAGGVGQAATQLARHLGAVPLATAHPDKWDTLRGLGYAEEHIAGSRTLDFAERFREVTGGRGVDVVLNALAGPFTDASLDLVAAGGRFIELGKTDIRDAGQLAATHPHLAYRAFDRRDSASPERTEEILAELRRLFDGGVLTPLPVTAYGIGQAADAFRLMRDARHTGKIVLTLPRPLDPDGTVLITGGTGTLGGLLARHLVTAHGARHLLLASRSGPESAEADRLSAELTGLGAQVTIAACDTADPDALRGLLDSIPSEHPLTGVFHTAGVLADGTVPNLTPDDLQRVFAPKVDAAWHLHERTRHLDLAAFVLYSSTAGTLGNPGQGNYAAANTFLDALARHRRRQGLAATSVAWGWWQPVTGLTGALTDADNTRIARTGLAPITAEYGHALLDAALELPYAAVTATPLNQQTLRSNSAYGTLHPLLERLTAAAGTRRAATVSAPAPDLRTDLADLGPDARLRRLQSLIGTHAAAVLGLDAATPLAPDQPFRESGFDSLTALELRNRLTTATGLQLPATLTYDHPTPVSLAGHLDGELFPDAGDDGARAPEDTRIQEAIAAIPLARLRELGLLETLLQIAGIETAPGDHHDGIKDIEDIRTASLDELVAMAFSAEDAE